Genomic window (Stenotrophomonas maltophilia):
CGCTGCCGACTGCGGCCAGGCCTTCCACGTTGTGCAGGGCTTCGGCACTGTCCACGCGTTGGCCATTGGCCGAGACCACCACATCGCCCGGCTTCAGTCCGGCCGCGGCGGCGGCTGAACCGGCCAGCACGCGGGTGACCAGCGCGCCGCGGGTTTCGCCCAGGCCCAGACCCTGCGCGATCTGAGCAGTCAGGTTCTGGCTTTCCACGCCCAGCGTGCCGCGCACCACCACGCCATGCTTGACCAGCTGGTCAACCACGCTGCGCGCCAGGTTGGACGGAATCGCCAGGCCCAGGCCGATGTTGCCGGCCATGCTGCCCTGCGGGTTGAAGCTGGCGGTATTGATGCCAACCAGCTGGCCCTGAAGATCGACCAGTGCGCCACCCGAGTTGCCGGGGTTGATCGATGCATCGGTCTGGATGAAGTTCTGGTAGCCCAGCCCGCGGATGCCGCTGCGGCCCACCGCCGAGACGATGCCCGAGGTAACCGTCTGGCTGAAGCCGAACGGATTGCCGATGGCCACCACGAAGTCGCCCACCCGCAGCTGGTCGCTGTTGCCGAGCTTGATGTCGGTCAGGTTCTGCGCCGGGATGCGGATCAGCGCGATGTCGGTATCGCGGTCCGAACCGAGGAACTCGGCCTTGACCGTGCGCCCGTCGGCCAGTGTCACCTGCACGTCATCGGCGTTGTCGATGACATGGTGGTTGGTCAGCACCAGGCCTTCCTTGGCGTCGATGATCACGCCCGAGCCCAGCGATTCATTGATGCGTTCCTGCGGAATGTCCGGGAACAGACGGCGGAAGAACGGGTCGTTGAAGAAGGGGTTGCGCACCCGCACCACCTGCTTGGTATTGACGCTGACCACGGCCGGCATCGCCTTCTCCAGCATCGGTGCCAGTGACGGCACTGCCTGCCCGGCCACCGAGGCCGGCAATGCCGCCGTGGTCGGCAGTACCGCAGGCAGCGGCGCGGCGTCGGCGCGGTTGTCCAGGTGGGCATTGATGCCGGTGGCAACGAAGCCACCGAAGGCGGCGGCGATTGCGAGCGTGAGCAGGGTGGGAAGCGGTCGCATGGGAGTCGGTTCGCTGGCGTGGGTGGGGGCGGTTCGGCCCTACGGTAAAACATGCTGAATGAGTGTGTCGCGATCTGGATAAATGCGCCATGAAAACCCCTGGCCGCGAAAGGCGGGTGCGGAGGATGGCAATGAGGCTGTGGTGACGCCCGCGGGGACGATTCCTGCACCACCGAAGACCATCGCGCGGCACGTGGACACAGACGGATACTTGCGCAGTTCCGCGCAACCGGGTGCCGCAATGCGTCACGGCGCGCACTGGATGCTGCATCCGTGCAACGGCACGCAATCGCCATCTTCGACCACGCGGTTGATGTGGCGTAGTCCTTAAAAAAAGGGGTTTCCTGTAAACCTGCCGCTCCTGCGGCAGTGGTGGGCTACACCATTGCCGTCGCATCAGATGCGATTGCTGGCGCGTGCCCCGTTCCACGATCGTCAATGTCGGTATAGCATCGCCCCGTTTTGATACTTAAGGCCCCCAGGAGGGCAACATGAGCAACGGTAATGGTGTGTCGGTCGTGACCGACGCCGTCGAGAACGTCAAAGAAACCGCCACCAACGTTGGCGAGACCATCGCCCACGCCGCCGAAGACGCCGTGAAGTCGGTCAAGAAGACCGTCAAGCGCGCCACCAAGGCTGCCGGTACCCGCGTTGCCAAGGCCAAGAAGGCTGTGGCCAAGGTCGAGAAGACCGTTGCCAAGAAGGCCGAGAAGGCTGCCAAGTCGGTCGGCAAGACTGTTGCCAACGCCAAGAAAAAGCTGGAAGCCGCCAAGAAGAATGCCAAGGCCGAAGCCGCTGCCCTGAAGAAGGAAGTGGCCAAGAAGAAGGCCGCTGCAGGCAAGGCTGTGACCAAGAAGGCTGCCGCTGCCAAGAAGACCACCAAGGCCGCCACCAAGGCTGCCGGCAAGAAGGTCGCCACCGTGAAGAAGGCCGCCACCAAGAAGGCTGCCGTCGCGAAGAAGACCGTTGCCAAGAAGACCGCGGCCGCCAAGAAGGTTGTCGGCAAGAAGGTCGCCACCGCCAAGAAGGCCGTGGCCAAGAAGACGGTCGCCGCCAAGAAGGTCGCTGGCAAGAAGGCCGTGGCTGCGAAGAAGGTTGTCGGCAAGAAGGTTGCCGCCACCAGGAAGGTCGCCACCAGGAAGACCGCGGCCGCCAAGAAGGTTGTCGGCAAGAAGGCTGCTGTCGCCAAGAAGGCCGTCGGTAAGAAGACCGCTGCTGCCAAGAAGGTTGTCGGCAAGAAGACTGCCGTTGCCAAGAAGGCAGTTGGCAAGAAGGTTGCCGCCACCCGCAAGACGGTCGCCAAGAAGGCTGCGCCGCTGAAGAAGGTCGCCGCCAAGAAGGCTCCGGCCAAGAAGGCCGTGCGCAAGGTCGCCAAGCGCAAGTAATCGCGCCGTGACCGAAGGCCCTGCCACCCCCGGGGTGGTGGGGCCTTTCGCGTTTCTGGGACACGGTCTGGGGCAAGATGCAGGTTCTTCCTGCTGGAGCCCCGGGCATGCGCGGTATCGATTTCAGTTCCTGGCAGGGCGTGCTGTCCACGTTGGCCGGCCTGGTCCTGATCACCCTGCTGGGCGTGGGCATCCGCCTGCTGGTGATGCAGACCCTGCAGCAGCGTCGCGAACGCGAGAACCGGCAGATCAACGAACGGCTGCGCACGCTGATGGCCGCCTACAAAACCCTGGGCGGTTCATTCACTGGCGAACTGGGCGTGGATCCCAGCCATCGCCGTGACCTGCGCCAGCGCGAAGATGCCGAAGGCATCGCTGAACCCCGCTCGGATCGGGCGCGCCGCATCCGCGATGCCGTCGAGGCCGCGTTGTCGGACATCCTGTTGCTGGGCACCGACGAACAGGTGCGGTTGGCTGCGCGCGCTGCCAACGAACTGGCACAGGGGCGACCGGTGCACACCCACGAACTGGTGGTCTCGCTGCGCGACTTCGTGCGCGAAGCGCTGGATCTGGCGCCGATTCCGACCGACCTGCAGCTACCGCCGCAGGGGCCGACCCGGCCAGGTGGCGCCAGTGGCGGCGGCAAGGGCCGCAACGATGGCGATGCCAAGGGCGGTCGCGCGGGTGGAGGAGGTGGCGGTGGCGGAATGGGGGCCGGCATGGGCGGTGTGGGCCTCGGCGCCGGCGCCGCACTGGGCGCCGGCCATGCGTCTGCCAGCGATGAAACGGACGCGCGCTGAGCACGTCCGCCCGGTTCAGCGCGTCAGCTCGTAGAGCGGCACGAACCCACCGTAGATCATCCGCGCGCCGTCGAACGGCATCGGATTCTTCGCAGGATCAAACCGCGGGTCTTCCATCATCTTTTTCATGCCGGCGTCGCGGGTCGGCTTGTCCGGCCATTCGATCCAGGAAAACACCACCGTCTCATCCGGCGTGGCTTTCACCGCGCCGAAGAAATCGGTGGTCTTGCCGTGCGGTACGTCATCGCCCCAGCACTCGACCACGCGCAGCGCGCCGTATTCGATGAAAACCGGATCCCCTGTGCGTGCGTGGGCGAGGAACTTCTCCTTGTTGGCGGTGGGCACCGCCAGGACGAAACCATCGATGTAGCTCATTGCCTGCCTCCGGATGGACCGTGCCGCATGCACGGCCTTCAAGTACCCGACGAACCAGGGCGCCGTGGATCGACATCCTGTGTGCGCCTGTTCAGCCCGGACCACCGGGCAGCGGCGCCAGCACCGTATCCGGTGGCTGCTGGCCGGCCAGGTGGCGCACGAAGTAGTCCCACATGCGGTGCGTGTAGGTGGCGTCGTTGCGGAACAGTTCGTGGTCCTGCCGGGCCAGGTACAGCAGGTCGTAGCTGCGCTGGGCCTTGTTCAGGGCGGCGGCCAGCTGCAGGGTCAGCGCCGGTGGCGCGTTCTCGTCCAGTTCGCCATAGACCAGCAGCAGATGCCCGCGCAGGTTGCCGGCCAGTGCTGCATTGTCGAGTCCTGCAAAGGGCGCAGGCACGCCATCGGCAGTGGGTGTGGCCGGCAGCACGCCACCGAACAGCCTGTCCATGCCGTGCAGGGCCCCACCGTACATGCCCTGGAAATTGTGGCTGCCGGCCGAGGCCACGCCCACTTTGTAGAACGCCGGATAGCGCAGCAGGGCGCGCGCTGCACTGTAGCCACCGAACGAATGCCCATAGATGCCGACCCGCTGCAGGTCGATGCCCGGGTAGCGTTCGCCCAGCTGGCGCAGCGCGGACACATGGTCATCCAGCTGCACATCGGCAGCGCGCAGGAAGCTGCTGTCATGGAACGCCTTGTCGCGGCCACCGGTGCCGCGCGCATCGATGCTGACCACCACGAAGCCGAGTTCGGCCAGGCTGGCGCGTGACACCGGGTTCAAGGCAGACACCGCCTCGGCGTAGCTCACCGGCGCATTGCTGATGAACGAGCCACCGTACATCGCGTCGATCACCGGGAAGCTGCCGTCATCGCGATAGTCACGGGGCAGGTAGACGGTGGCGAAGATCGGTGTGCGCCCATCGGCGGCCAGCAGCCGCTCGCGCCGTGGTGGACGCCAGCCGGCAGCAACGATCGCGCTGTCATCGGCTGTTTCCAGCACCATCACTTCACGGCCGTCATCGCTGGCCCGCAGCACGGTACGTGGTGGCTGGTCGAGACGGGAAACGGTATCCACCAGATAGCCACCGCCAGGCGACAGCGCCTGGGGGGCGCGCCCCCCGAACAGCGCGCCGGTACCGGCATCGGCCATGTGGTCGTTGCCATCGGCGGCCAGTTGCTGGATCGGACCGCCCTGCAGCGACACCCGGTACAGGCCGCGCACGTAGGGGTCGCCACCGTCGATGCCGCCGGCGCTGAAGTACGCCCAGCCACCCGCAGCGTCCACACCCAGCAGGTCGCGCACCACCCATTTGCCGCGGGTGAGCTGGCGCAGCACCTTGCCATCGGACAGGCGCACCCGGTACAGATGGCCCCAGCCATCGCGCTGCGAGAACCACACGGCGGTGTCCTGCCCGGGCAGGATGGCCACCGCGGGCCGGTTGTAGGAATACACGTTGAGCTGCAGGCGAGTGTCGCTGGCTTCTTCCAGAACCGTACGCAATGCACCGCTGTTGGCATCGATCTCCACCAGGCGCAGCCTGCGCGGTGTGCCAAAGTGCGCGATCACGGCATACAACCGATCACCGTCCCAACCCAGGATGCCGGCCTCACTGAGCGTGTTCCAGCCCTCGGGCAGCACGATGTCATGCTGCCTGCCGCTGAGGATATCGATCACATACAGGCTGTCGTGTACCTGCTGTGCATCGCCCAGCAGCCCCAGCTTCACCGTATGCACGCGCGGCCGCGCGCTGTTGGCCGGGCTGCTTTCCAGATAGGGATAGTCCTGCAGCGCGCGTTCGTCGTAGCGGATGCCGGCCACGTAGCGGCCATCCGGCGACCAGCCGACCGCGAACGGCCGCGTCGGCATCCGGCCTTGGCGGCGTGGAATACCGCGCAGGATGAAGTCCGGCAGCACGCCATAGCCATGATTGGGTTCACCGCCGCTGGTCAGCGCTCGTGCTGCCATTCCGGGCGACTGCAGCCACAGGTTGTGATCGCGTACCTGCAGCCAGGCATCACCGCCGGGCGACGGCAGTGCATCAGCCGGCGGCAACGCCTGTTGTGCGGCCGTGCACCGCAGGCGCGGCCATTGGCAGTTGATTGCCGCCTCGCCGTTGAACTGCAGGCGCAGGCCTTCATCCAGTACCTGCACGCTGTTCAAGCGCAGGCGTGGTCCGCTGGCGCCGAGTGGTGCAACCGCAGCGTCCAGCGCATCGGGTTCGAACAGGATCTGGCGTATGGCCTGGACTGGATCGACCAGTACCGCCTGGCGCCGGCCCTGCGTGTCTTCACGTTCGTACCAGAAGCGGCCGTCGGCCAGCCAGTTGGGCAGGACCGAGGCATTGCGCAGCGCACCGCGCAGATGACTGTCATGCACGCGTTCGGCGCGCTGGTAGTCAGCCGCCTGCTGCGCGTGCGCAGCGTGGATCGGAAACAGGAGGGCAGCGCAGGCCAGGAAGGCGGCGCGAACAGGCATCAGCAGCGGATCGGAAACGTGCAAGGCAACCTCCTGTTGCAATCGACGACGAATCACAAATGCACGCGCGCCGCGCGCGTATGCCAGAGACAGCCTGAATCAAGGCAAAAAATTCAGCAATGCGAAGACCGCCGTTTTCAGGGAGCGTTGTGGCGAATAACGGAGAATTTACATTCCCGATGCGATGGCGCTCTGGCGCTGCTGCACACCATAAGAAAGTAAAGGTGTACCCCCATGAAGAATTCGCTGATTGCTCTGGCCCTGGCCGCTGCCCTGCCGTTCACCGCCTCGGCTGCTGAGAACCTGTCCTACAACTACGCCGAAGCCGACTACGCCAAGACCGATATCGACGCGTTCAAGGCCGACGGCTGGGGCGTGAAGGGTTCGTACGGCTTCCTGCCGAACTTCCACGCTTTCGGTGAGTACAGCCGCCAGGAAATCGACCACACCAACATCAAGCTGGACCAGTGGAAGATCGGCGCCGGCTACAACGTTGAAATCGCCCCGACCAGCGACTTCGTTGCCCGCGTTGCCTACCAGAAGCGCGACCAGAAGCACGGCCTGGACTTCAACGGCTACAGCGCCGAAGCCGGCATCCGCACCGCTTTCGGTGCCCACGCCGAAGTCTACGGCATGGTCGGCTACGAAGATTTCTCGAAGAAGCACGGCATCAATCCGGAAGGCCAGTGGTACGGCCGCCTGGGTGGTCAGGTCAAGCTGAACCAGAACTGGGGCCTGAACGGCGAGCTGAAGATGAACCGCGACGGCGACAAGGAATACACCGTCGGCCCGCGTTTCAGCTGGTAACTGCTTTCTCGGCGCGCCTGCGCGCTGAATATGCCTCGACAGGCCCGGCTCATGCCGGGCCTGTTGCGTTGTGACGACCCGAAACCGCAGCTGAGCATGTTCCGGGGCCGCTGCTGCGTTGCAATAAATTGGATTCCGCTGCTCCCGGCGCGGGCCTACGGTGGGCACTTCGTACCGTCGGATCCATGTGATGCCGCCTGCCGTTCCCGCTCTGCCCCTCGATCAGCCCCGCCGCCTGGCAATGCTGGCGCCGCATCCCGTGCTGCGCCTGGGGGTGGAGGTGGTGCTGCGCCAGCACGGCGGCGTGCAGGTCTGCGGCAGCTTCACCCGCGAAGGTGATCTGCTCGACCTGCTGCATCGCTACCCCGGTGGCATCGACCTGTTGCTGATCGATCTGTTGGCGCCGCGCGGACCCGAGCAGGGCCTGGCCCTGCTGCGGCTGTTGTCACGACGCTGGCCGCTGCTGCCGGTGCTGGTGCTGTCCGAACACTGCAATGCCAGCACGGTGACCATGGCGATGCAGGCCGGTGCGCGCGGGTTCCTGTCCAAGGGAACCACGCCGGAAATGCTGCGGCGCGCGGTGGATGTACTGGCCCGTGGCGGCCGCTTCGTGCCCCCGGAGTTGCGCACGCAGTTGAATCGATCGCGCATGCGGCGCACACCGGCGCCGGTGCTCACGCCCTTGAGCCGACGCGAGCGCGAGGTGCTCCGGCTGGTGCTGCAGGGCTGCACCACCGGCGAGGTGGCGCGGCGCTTCGGGCGCACGGCCAGTACGGTCAGCACGCAGAAGCGGACGGCCTACGAGAAGCTGGGTATCCACAGCGATGGTGAGCTGTTCCGCATCCGGCACCTGCTCGAATGCGGTTGAGCGGGCTTACTCGCCCTGGTACTGCTTTTCTTCCACCAGGGCCGAACCGGCCACGCGGTTGATCTCGTTCTTCACCTGCACGCGCTCGCCATTGGTGCCATAGACACCGCGTGCCAGCTGGATGAAGGCATCGTCGAACGCCTGGGCCGCTTCCTTGTCGCGCAGCTGGTCCTGGATGTCCCACATGCGCTCGTTGATCACCTTCAGCTGCTGCTTCAGCACGGCCAGCGCCGGCTGTGCCTGCAGCTGCTGCTGCAGCAACGGCAGCAGGCCGTCCAGCTCAGTGCGCACGTTGCTCAGCTTGGCCGCATCGTCGATGCGCTCGGCCTTGATCTCGAGAATGGTGATCTTGTCGATCAGCTCGCCGATCGATACCGGGGTCAGGATGGCGTCCACGCGGTTGGTTCCTGGAAACAGGGCGCCATGATACCGCGCTGCTGGCATGTGGCCCCGATTCACCGGATTTACGCCGAATTTGCGCCACGGGCCCGTCAGCACCCTCGATCCGTTACGGCCACCACCTCGACACTGCGCTCCCGGCGGCGCAACCGCCTTCAACGAGGAACACAGTGCAGTGAAGAGCAAGGGGATGATGGCGGCGGTGGTGGCCGCCCTGGCAGGGCTGCTCGGTATCGGCAGCGCGCAGGCCCAGGTGCAGGTCAGTGGCAGTGCGGCATTGACCAGCGACTACGTGTGGCGCGGCAGCTCGCAGAGCGACGGCGACCCTGCAGTGCAGGCGGGCGCGAAGATCTCGGCCGCATCGGGCTGGTATGCCAGCGTGTGGGGCTCCAACGTTTCGTTCAAGCCGGACAACGGCGCGCGCAGCGAGTTCGACCTGGTGGCGGGCTGGTCCGGTGCGCTGGCCCCGGACTGGACACTGGATGCCAACCTGACCCGATACGTGTACCCGGGTACCGGCCGCGCGCTGGACTGGACCGAACTCAATACCACCGTGACCTGGAAGCAGCGCACCTGGTTGCAGGTCGCACATTCCAACGACGCGCTGGCGGGCGGCCATCGCGGCACCTATGCCCAGTTGGGCGTGCGGGTACCGATGCACGAGCGCTTCCGCCTGGAAGCAGCGGTGGGCCAGTACTGGCTGGCCACCGCACAGGGGCCGGACTACCTGCATGGGCAGCTCAGTGCCATCGCCTCGCTGGCCCCGGCATGGGAGCTGCGCGCCACCGTGCATGACACCGACAACGCGGCCAAGCGCATGTTCCCGGGCAACGCCGGTGGCCGATGGGAACTGGCACTGCAGGGCAGCTTCTAGTTGGCAGCCGATGCCTGGCGTGCACGCAGCGCGCCGGGCATCCACAGCAGCAGGGCCAGCACGGCCACTGCAGCACCGGCCACGCAGACGCCGGTCCAGCCGAAGCGCTGGTAGACCTGTGCAGACAGCAGCGAACCCAGCGAACCGCCGATGAAGTAGCCGGTCATGTAGCCGGCATTGAGGCGGTTGC
Coding sequences:
- a CDS encoding S9 family peptidase, which produces MHVSDPLLMPVRAAFLACAALLFPIHAAHAQQAADYQRAERVHDSHLRGALRNASVLPNWLADGRFWYEREDTQGRRQAVLVDPVQAIRQILFEPDALDAAVAPLGASGPRLRLNSVQVLDEGLRLQFNGEAAINCQWPRLRCTAAQQALPPADALPSPGGDAWLQVRDHNLWLQSPGMAARALTSGGEPNHGYGVLPDFILRGIPRRQGRMPTRPFAVGWSPDGRYVAGIRYDERALQDYPYLESSPANSARPRVHTVKLGLLGDAQQVHDSLYVIDILSGRQHDIVLPEGWNTLSEAGILGWDGDRLYAVIAHFGTPRRLRLVEIDANSGALRTVLEEASDTRLQLNVYSYNRPAVAILPGQDTAVWFSQRDGWGHLYRVRLSDGKVLRQLTRGKWVVRDLLGVDAAGGWAYFSAGGIDGGDPYVRGLYRVSLQGGPIQQLAADGNDHMADAGTGALFGGRAPQALSPGGGYLVDTVSRLDQPPRTVLRASDDGREVMVLETADDSAIVAAGWRPPRRERLLAADGRTPIFATVYLPRDYRDDGSFPVIDAMYGGSFISNAPVSYAEAVSALNPVSRASLAELGFVVVSIDARGTGGRDKAFHDSSFLRAADVQLDDHVSALRQLGERYPGIDLQRVGIYGHSFGGYSAARALLRYPAFYKVGVASAGSHNFQGMYGGALHGMDRLFGGVLPATPTADGVPAPFAGLDNAALAGNLRGHLLLVYGELDENAPPALTLQLAAALNKAQRSYDLLYLARQDHELFRNDATYTHRMWDYFVRHLAGQQPPDTVLAPLPGGPG
- a CDS encoding Ax21 family protein, translated to MKNSLIALALAAALPFTASAAENLSYNYAEADYAKTDIDAFKADGWGVKGSYGFLPNFHAFGEYSRQEIDHTNIKLDQWKIGAGYNVEIAPTSDFVARVAYQKRDQKHGLDFNGYSAEAGIRTAFGAHAEVYGMVGYEDFSKKHGINPEGQWYGRLGGQVKLNQNWGLNGELKMNRDGDKEYTVGPRFSW
- a CDS encoding DUF6165 family protein translates to MPAARYHGALFPGTNRVDAILTPVSIGELIDKITILEIKAERIDDAAKLSNVRTELDGLLPLLQQQLQAQPALAVLKQQLKVINERMWDIQDQLRDKEAAQAFDDAFIQLARGVYGTNGERVQVKNEINRVAGSALVEEKQYQGE
- a CDS encoding response regulator transcription factor — protein: MPPAVPALPLDQPRRLAMLAPHPVLRLGVEVVLRQHGGVQVCGSFTREGDLLDLLHRYPGGIDLLLIDLLAPRGPEQGLALLRLLSRRWPLLPVLVLSEHCNASTVTMAMQAGARGFLSKGTTPEMLRRAVDVLARGGRFVPPELRTQLNRSRMRRTPAPVLTPLSRREREVLRLVLQGCTTGEVARRFGRTASTVSTQKRTAYEKLGIHSDGELFRIRHLLECG
- a CDS encoding TorF family putative porin, with translation MKSKGMMAAVVAALAGLLGIGSAQAQVQVSGSAALTSDYVWRGSSQSDGDPAVQAGAKISAASGWYASVWGSNVSFKPDNGARSEFDLVAGWSGALAPDWTLDANLTRYVYPGTGRALDWTELNTTVTWKQRTWLQVAHSNDALAGGHRGTYAQLGVRVPMHERFRLEAAVGQYWLATAQGPDYLHGQLSAIASLAPAWELRATVHDTDNAAKRMFPGNAGGRWELALQGSF
- a CDS encoding Do family serine endopeptidase; the encoded protein is MRPLPTLLTLAIAAAFGGFVATGINAHLDNRADAAPLPAVLPTTAALPASVAGQAVPSLAPMLEKAMPAVVSVNTKQVVRVRNPFFNDPFFRRLFPDIPQERINESLGSGVIIDAKEGLVLTNHHVIDNADDVQVTLADGRTVKAEFLGSDRDTDIALIRIPAQNLTDIKLGNSDQLRVGDFVVAIGNPFGFSQTVTSGIVSAVGRSGIRGLGYQNFIQTDASINPGNSGGALVDLQGQLVGINTASFNPQGSMAGNIGLGLAIPSNLARSVVDQLVKHGVVVRGTLGVESQNLTAQIAQGLGLGETRGALVTRVLAGSAAAAAGLKPGDVVVSANGQRVDSAEALHNVEGLAAVGSALTLDVRREGKPLQIKATLKEQARAVTGESLDPRLTGATFVDLPESLRQSGVGGVLVSEVKRGSRAATNGLQQGDIITDATVGEFADLASWRANFQQRPPTLVVRVLRNNGQQQGQLVMR
- a CDS encoding histone → MSNGNGVSVVTDAVENVKETATNVGETIAHAAEDAVKSVKKTVKRATKAAGTRVAKAKKAVAKVEKTVAKKAEKAAKSVGKTVANAKKKLEAAKKNAKAEAAALKKEVAKKKAAAGKAVTKKAAAAKKTTKAATKAAGKKVATVKKAATKKAAVAKKTVAKKTAAAKKVVGKKVATAKKAVAKKTVAAKKVAGKKAVAAKKVVGKKVAATRKVATRKTAAAKKVVGKKAAVAKKAVGKKTAAAKKVVGKKTAVAKKAVGKKVAATRKTVAKKAAPLKKVAAKKAPAKKAVRKVAKRK
- a CDS encoding DUF1428 domain-containing protein, with the translated sequence MSYIDGFVLAVPTANKEKFLAHARTGDPVFIEYGALRVVECWGDDVPHGKTTDFFGAVKATPDETVVFSWIEWPDKPTRDAGMKKMMEDPRFDPAKNPMPFDGARMIYGGFVPLYELTR